A window of Streptomyces sp. Je 1-332 genomic DNA:
CACACTGGTCGCCGAGGGCAGTTCGAGTTCCACGCCCTCCGCCTCCAGGGCGAGGACCGTGCGGTCCACGCCGAGCGCCCAGCCGACCGACGGCAGCGAGGGGCCGCCGATCATCTCGGACAGGCCGTCGTAGCGACCGCCGCCGCCGACCGCGGACTGCGAGCCGAGGCCGTCGTGGACGAACTCGAAAGTCGTGCGGGTGTAGTAGTCCAGGCCGCGGACCAGCTTCTCGTCGTCCTCGAAGGCGACGCCCGCCTCCGTGATCAGCTCGCGGACCTGCTCGTGGTACGCCTTGCACGCGTCGCACAGGTAGTCGCGCAGCATCGGGGCGCCGACCAGCTGCTTCTGGACGTCGTCGCGCTTGTCGTCGAGGACCCGCAGCGGGTTGATGTCGATACGTCGACGTGTCTCCTCGTCCAGGTCGAGCCCGCGCAGGAAGTCCTGCAGCGCGGCGCGGTAGACGGGGCGGCACTCCTTGTCGCCGAGCGAGTTCAGCAGGATGCGGAACTGGCGCAGGCCGAGCGCGCGGTACGCCTGGTCCGCGAGGATGATCAACTCGGCGTCGAGGGCCGGGTCCTCGGCGCCGATCGCCTCGGCGCCGACCTGCGAGAAGTGGCGGTAGCGGCCCTTCTGCGGGCGCTCGTAGCGGTAGTACGAGCCGGAGTACCAGAGCTTGACCGGGAGGTTGCCCGCCTTGTGCAGGTTGGCCTCCAGGGCCGCGCGCAGCACGGAGGCGGTGCCTTCGGGGCGGAGGGCGAGCTGGTCGCCGCCCTTGGTCTCGAAGGCGTACATCTCCTTGGAGACGATGTCGGTGGACTCGCCGACTCCGCGCGAGAACAGCTCGACGTTCTCGAAGCCGGGGGTCTCGACGTAGCCGTAGCCGGAGTTCTTCAGGGGCGCGGAGATGGCCTCGCGCACCGCCAGATACGTCGCCGAGTCCGGGGGCAGGAGGTCGTAGGTGCCCTTGGGGGCCTTGAAGGTGCTCACGGGTTTTCTCTCGTCACATTCCTCGTCGGGGAGCGTCGGCTCCCAGGCCGGCGGCCACCTGACGCAGATACGGGTTGGTGGCGCGCTCACGGCCGATGGTCGTGTGCTCGTTGTGACCGGGCAGGACCACGGTCGAGTCGTCGAGCGGCAGGCACACGCGCGCCAGCGATTCGAGCATCTCGTCGTGCGATCCGCCGGGCATGTCGGTGCGGCCGATGGAGCCGGCGAAGAGCAGGTCGCCCGAGAAGAACACCGAGGGAACCTCGGCGGACTCGGGGAGCTGGAACGTCACCGACCCCTTCGTATGCCCCGGCGCGTGCGCGACGGAGAAGTCCAGACCGGCGAGCTTCAACCGGGCGCCGTCGGCCAGCTCCTTGACGTCGGAGGGCTCCCCCACGGTCAGTTCGCCGAGCAGCTG
This region includes:
- the hisS gene encoding histidine--tRNA ligase is translated as MSTFKAPKGTYDLLPPDSATYLAVREAISAPLKNSGYGYVETPGFENVELFSRGVGESTDIVSKEMYAFETKGGDQLALRPEGTASVLRAALEANLHKAGNLPVKLWYSGSYYRYERPQKGRYRHFSQVGAEAIGAEDPALDAELIILADQAYRALGLRQFRILLNSLGDKECRPVYRAALQDFLRGLDLDEETRRRIDINPLRVLDDKRDDVQKQLVGAPMLRDYLCDACKAYHEQVRELITEAGVAFEDDEKLVRGLDYYTRTTFEFVHDGLGSQSAVGGGGRYDGLSEMIGGPSLPSVGWALGVDRTVLALEAEGVELELPSATSVFAVPLGDEARRVLFAKVTELRRAGVAADFSYGGKGLKGAMKNANRSGARFTIVAGERDLAEGVVQLKDMESGEQDAVAVDEIVAVLKGKLA
- a CDS encoding MBL fold metallo-hydrolase; translated protein: MLIAGFPAGAWGTNCYLVAPAAGEECVIIDPGHQAAEGVEEALKKHRLKPVAVVLTHGHIDHVASVVPVCGAHDVPAWIHPDDRYMMSDPEKAIGRSLGAQLLGELTVGEPSDVKELADGARLKLAGLDFSVAHAPGHTKGSVTFQLPESAEVPSVFFSGDLLFAGSIGRTDMPGGSHDEMLESLARVCLPLDDSTVVLPGHNEHTTIGRERATNPYLRQVAAGLGADAPRRGM